One genomic segment of Spirochaeta cellobiosiphila DSM 17781 includes these proteins:
- a CDS encoding dicarboxylate/amino acid:cation symporter encodes MIFNYSITWVVLFVLLLVGIFFTKKSLHLKFSIRVFAALILGGALGLGLFFFSNEAVVDSTRRWFSLVGYGYVDLLKMLIVPLVPASIIGGLLKLKDQQELKSLGGRTIGYFLTTATIASILGIIVGTLFHLGVGVSTDQLPSRESNTVVNLFTQFRGFIPASPVKAAADLNMIPLVVFALFIGVAGVIESGKDKDKVEPFRKFLESYLTIIIRVTKMVIALTPYGVIGLMAYWMSYTGLGALADLGFFVIAIIVACAIHVFVVYSSFLFFGAKVNPLKFFKAATPAMMLAFTSRSSLGTLTLTVDTMKNRLKVSPGIANFVGPIGAVMNMDACGGIFPAMVSIFAANAFNIDLTIVQYVLIVVVSIIASVGSAGVPMGATAFTIVTLTTVGLPVEAIGLVAGVDFLVDMFRTATNVTGDMVISVLVGNKLGEFDRKSFNEQELESA; translated from the coding sequence GTGATATTTAATTATTCAATCACATGGGTAGTTCTGTTTGTCCTACTGCTTGTAGGGATATTCTTTACCAAAAAATCATTACATCTTAAGTTTTCTATACGAGTATTTGCGGCATTAATTCTTGGGGGAGCCTTAGGATTAGGTTTGTTTTTTTTCAGCAATGAAGCTGTAGTAGATAGTACGAGAAGATGGTTTTCTCTTGTTGGATATGGTTATGTTGACTTATTAAAGATGCTTATTGTTCCTCTTGTCCCAGCGAGCATTATTGGTGGGTTACTTAAGCTTAAGGACCAGCAAGAGCTCAAAAGTTTAGGTGGACGGACTATTGGATACTTCCTAACGACTGCGACCATTGCTAGTATTCTGGGTATTATAGTAGGAACTCTTTTTCATTTAGGTGTGGGGGTGTCTACAGATCAACTTCCATCACGGGAAAGTAATACTGTTGTGAACTTGTTCACACAATTTAGAGGATTTATTCCTGCCAGCCCTGTTAAAGCTGCTGCTGATTTGAATATGATACCACTTGTTGTTTTTGCATTGTTTATCGGTGTTGCAGGAGTTATTGAAAGTGGAAAGGATAAGGATAAAGTAGAGCCTTTTAGAAAGTTTTTAGAATCTTACTTGACCATTATTATCCGTGTCACAAAAATGGTTATTGCCTTGACTCCCTATGGAGTAATTGGTCTTATGGCTTATTGGATGTCCTATACTGGTTTAGGTGCTTTGGCAGACCTGGGCTTCTTTGTTATTGCTATAATTGTGGCTTGCGCCATCCATGTCTTTGTTGTGTATAGTTCCTTTCTTTTCTTTGGCGCTAAGGTTAATCCTTTGAAGTTCTTTAAGGCCGCAACTCCTGCCATGATGTTAGCCTTTACATCACGGTCTAGTTTAGGAACTCTGACATTAACTGTTGATACTATGAAGAATCGCTTAAAAGTGTCACCCGGTATTGCTAACTTTGTAGGTCCTATTGGTGCTGTTATGAATATGGATGCCTGTGGAGGTATCTTTCCTGCCATGGTGTCTATCTTTGCAGCCAATGCATTCAATATTGATTTGACTATTGTTCAATATGTTCTCATTGTTGTTGTCTCCATTATTGCCAGTGTGGGAAGTGCTGGTGTTCCTATGGGTGCTACTGCTTTTACCATTGTGACTTTGACCACTGTTGGCTTGCCTGTTGAAGCTATCGGCCTTGTTGCGGGTGTTGACTTCCTCGTTGATATGTTCCGAACGGCTACTAATGTCACAGGGGATATGGTTATTTCTGTATTAGTTGGTAACAAGTTGGGTGAGTTTGATAGGAAGAGTTTTAATGAACAGGAATTAGAATCAGCCTAA
- a CDS encoding FeoA domain-containing protein: MFESILALVIFLLLVLLGVLFFRHEKGWFWQLRKGLALNDRVRMEDALKYFANCELEGDISSIKGTAAVLNVSEAEAGRIVTKLINQQLLMMDNSQFKLSPDGLSYGLRMIRAHRLYETYMAEYSGYKESEWHEKADFAEHKLTEKDIETIEKELNYPILDPHGDPIPNARGTMKSYDNVLSMNDLSNGQVGVIVHLEDEPKEVYSQLTAEGLYPGLEVHIIDKDSRKIKFWAGDDEHILSPILASNVHLSNVCDIQDREKKKKIPTKDLASYAQGAFCKIIGISPKISGTDRRRLMDLGFLPGTVVEKELVSSSGDPMAFRIRGTLIAIRKNQAEQIMASDYEEEPKKEVIL; the protein is encoded by the coding sequence ATGTTTGAATCTATACTTGCTCTGGTTATATTTCTTCTTCTAGTCCTTCTGGGTGTTCTGTTTTTCAGACATGAGAAGGGTTGGTTCTGGCAATTAAGAAAGGGTTTAGCCTTGAATGATAGGGTTCGTATGGAAGATGCCCTTAAGTATTTTGCCAATTGTGAACTTGAAGGAGATATCTCCAGTATAAAAGGTACGGCTGCTGTTTTGAATGTTTCCGAGGCGGAAGCGGGACGTATTGTTACAAAGCTTATCAATCAACAGCTTTTGATGATGGATAATTCCCAATTTAAATTAAGTCCTGATGGTTTGTCCTACGGCTTGCGTATGATTCGAGCCCATCGTTTGTATGAAACATATATGGCTGAGTATTCGGGCTATAAGGAATCAGAATGGCATGAAAAGGCAGATTTTGCTGAGCATAAACTAACTGAAAAAGATATCGAAACTATAGAAAAGGAACTTAACTATCCTATACTGGACCCTCATGGTGATCCTATTCCGAATGCTCGGGGAACAATGAAGAGCTATGATAATGTTCTATCAATGAACGATTTATCTAATGGACAGGTCGGTGTAATTGTGCATTTGGAGGATGAACCAAAGGAAGTGTACAGCCAATTGACTGCTGAGGGCCTTTACCCTGGTTTAGAAGTTCATATCATCGATAAAGATAGTCGCAAGATCAAATTCTGGGCTGGTGATGATGAGCATATACTATCCCCTATATTGGCATCTAATGTTCATCTCAGTAATGTTTGTGATATCCAGGATAGGGAAAAAAAGAAGAAAATCCCTACAAAGGACTTAGCGTCCTATGCTCAGGGAGCATTCTGTAAAATCATAGGTATATCTCCTAAAATTAGTGGTACAGATAGAAGACGGTTGATGGATTTGGGTTTTTTGCCAGGTACAGTTGTTGAGAAAGAACTAGTTAGTTCCTCAGGAGATCCGATGGCTTTTCGGATAAGAGGAACACTGATTGCCATTCGGAAAAACCAGGCTGAACAGATTATGGCTAGTGATTATGAAGAAGAACCTAAAAAGGAGGTTATCCTATGA
- a CDS encoding FeoB small GTPase domain-containing protein — MSSKEKIIPGTPDACASCPAYSSEGLKRLGVKMDESDYVVALAGNPNTGKSTVFNSLTGLRQHTGNWPGKTVSRAEGAFSLDGAKYKIVDLPGTYSLLATSLDEEIARDFILFGKPDVTIVVVDATRLERNLNLVLQVQEITNHVIVACNLMDEAKRHGLVVDTRSLARDLGVPVIPMSARKNEGVPELLSTIAQMAKGQIESKPFRVKYETPQIKHAIDEVTEQIHKDYPDIPNPRWVAVRVLDGDAKIIEALRSGELGDLNRGDTSDRSHQIQVIGHQ, encoded by the coding sequence ATGAGTTCTAAAGAGAAAATTATCCCCGGGACACCCGATGCTTGTGCTTCTTGTCCAGCCTATTCCTCTGAAGGATTAAAACGTTTAGGCGTCAAGATGGATGAAAGTGATTATGTTGTCGCTTTAGCAGGGAATCCCAATACTGGAAAAAGTACTGTTTTTAATTCTCTAACCGGGTTACGCCAGCATACTGGTAACTGGCCTGGTAAGACTGTAAGTCGAGCTGAGGGGGCTTTTAGCCTTGATGGTGCTAAATATAAGATTGTAGATTTGCCTGGAACATACTCTTTATTGGCAACAAGTCTTGATGAGGAGATTGCTAGAGATTTTATCTTATTCGGGAAACCTGATGTAACTATAGTCGTAGTGGATGCAACAAGGTTGGAAAGAAATTTAAACCTTGTTCTTCAAGTTCAGGAGATTACCAATCATGTTATAGTCGCCTGTAACTTAATGGATGAAGCTAAGCGTCATGGTTTAGTTGTTGATACAAGAAGTTTGGCAAGAGATCTTGGTGTCCCGGTTATTCCCATGTCAGCTCGTAAAAATGAAGGTGTTCCCGAGTTATTGAGTACCATAGCACAAATGGCCAAAGGTCAAATAGAATCAAAACCTTTTAGAGTTAAATATGAGACGCCCCAGATCAAACATGCTATTGATGAGGTGACGGAACAAATACATAAGGATTATCCTGATATTCCCAATCCCCGTTGGGTTGCTGTTAGGGTATTAGATGGGGATGCCAAAATCATTGAAGCTCTCCGTTCCGGTGAGTTAGGTGATCTAAACAGGGGGGATACTTCAGACCGAAGTCACCAAATACAAGTGATAGGACATCAGTAA